AATGTTAAGATTCATGCAGCTCTGCCCCATTGAACAGCCTAGTCTGGTTGGACAGGACCCCATTTCTCTTGGCCTCTCCTTCCACAACCAGTGgttggacaatgaaggagaaaCTGCAGATCATCTCTTTGGTATTCTATCCACTCCTGCTATCGACTTGTTACCTAATTTTCAAGAGGCTGCACAGGTTAagaaatacaaagctgcattattCTGTAAATCTTTGCCCATTGTTCAGTTTTAAACAAGCCAGACCCAAAACTCAAACATCCGTTGTAAGTGCACTGGTAAATTGAAAACCCCTATATTGCAAGGAGTAATTTCTCATCTGGTGATGGGGACAATAAGAAGGACCTTGCTTATCCCTTGCTTCCCCGTCAGATGTGTGCTTCTCCATGAGCCTTGGATTTTTGTTCAAGCCCATGGTGTCCTCACAATGCAAAGCCACTGGTCCTGCATAATAGGGATAACTTTGGAACCAAAAGCAGCTCAAAGCAACTTAGAAAGTGGAACGGAATGCACATAGCAGGAGTGCAGGAATAATGCAAGGAAAAAACCTTTCTGCcctccagacaaaaaaaaacagcatttaaccCATGCAATGCAGCAGGATACCCACTGCAAGGCATTCTTTTCCATGGAAATAGTCTTTAAAAGCACATAGTGTTACATGAACACTAACTAGGCATGGCATTTGACTAAAATCTAAGAGATAATTGTGCTGTTATAGAACTTAATCTGAAATCTTTACCGCCAAATCCTGCAAAGCTGCAGAGTGGTACTTTTCCATTAACAGAAGGTGCCATTAAACAGTTACTAAAACAAGTAACAAGTAGCTATCCCTGCATTCCAGGCTGCTGTAGCCATCTGGTTAGAATGCAAGACTGCCCCATTGCTAATTAAATCCGCACTGTCCAAAACTGATCATTTAACAGTGCTCTCAAAGGCCTGGCCAAGAATTCCTTATTCCATTTACAGCAGACAGTAGGATGTGTCTGCGCATTCCGGATGCCATGGACTTAATACAGCAATGCCTCTAGTCTACAGCAGCAAGAAATGTGTGTACAAGGTTTGCTTCAGTGAATGGCTTACCTAGAATATTTTCATGCCTTAGCAGCACCGTATTGTATAATTCAGTCTCTCTGAACCAGGATTTCTCATCACGTGACGAAAAAATCTTTACAGCCACACTTTCCCCTTGCCAGAGGCCGCGCCAGACTTCACCGTAACGACCCTTacctatagagaaaaaaaatcatattaatggtaaCAAAGCAGAATCATTTTGTTGGACCACACTGCAATGGAGGATTCATTATATTTAGGGTTCTTGTGTCCCATTTATAGGCCCTCTCCAGCAATTTACTTATATACCCCCAGCCTGCTGTCTGGACAATGGTGCAGTAGCACACATATTAAGCTAATTTCTCTGCTCACTATTCTCCCTCCTTCTGTCGGCATGTTCACTTCTACCATATGTGAACTGAAACACACTAGACACTTTTGGAGGTGCCAGATGCTTCCTTCTCTTCATTCTCCTATAGCACTGCTGTGGAAATAATTAAACATAGCAAATTCCAGTAAAAATTAAGATACTTGTAAACGTATTATTAATCACATGCATTCTTTTTGTTGTCCATATAGTTTAGCGTTAACATATAGATCAAGTTTAGGGAGCATACAGAGGGGGGGGGACCTGTATATGTACATTAGTTACCAATAACCCAAGTATGACCTTTTTATATGCACACTTAATAAAGAGATAAAGTTGTGTGTACCTGCCTTGAAACAAAAACTGAACGGAGACTTTAACATGAGCAACTGAAAGACAATCAGCTTTAATGGGTAACCGGCACTGTAAATTGAATCTCTTGGCAGAAGCCCACACTTCTGAAGGCActgaataataatgcattttacatcATCACTCCATGTCGGTAAATCCTAAACCTTCAGCCAAGAATGCTTAAAAACTGACACTCATTAAAATGTCAGTGCTTTACACAATGGGAAAACCCTCACAGGTACACAGCAAATGACAAACCTGAAAACACAAGACCTTTTGTATTAGCTTCCCCTCCCCAGGGGTGTCCTTCCTTCCTTAAGGCAACATAATGCAGCCTTTGTAATCATGGCAGCTTAAACTTCTAGGTCAACTTTAGGGGTATAAATGCTTGCCAGCAGTCTAATGTTAAGATATGGGAAATCTATGGTGTTACCAGCTGTCATATCAGTTTTTATGCTCTAAATAACTGGGCATGAACTGGTGGGTTATAGCCTAAAGTATTTTAGGCTCCAGGTATACATTGGGGAGGGGTGTTTGAAGCCCAAGGTCAGCAGCACAGGATGGCCAAGCACAATGAAAGCACACAATCGGACAATGTCCGAAACCGAAGAGAAAATAGATAATACAGGGTTTGTTATTGGAAAAACATGCTCCCAAATATACAAGATTGTAGTATGCAATACCATTAGAAGCCACCAAAGAAGGTTTTTGTTTGAGTGGTAATCACACATGAAATTAACAAAGCTATACAGTGTTTgacccaaaaatttttttaaagcacggtaggaagaaattgtaggcgggtggcagcttttgtattttgacccaacttattcgtaaccacccaaaaacagccacttggttactaaaaagtgctgggtggtgcacccagctaaaaggggctgaggagaacactgcattaaTGGTAGCAATTTTGTGCAGAGGCAAATGAACCAGACTGTGCAGCTGAACTAGGAGATCTCTTGGATTTAGGGTGCCCTTCCCATTGTTACAATGACCTGGAAATTGCTCAGGACTGGGACACATGGGAAAAATGATTTGCTCTTAGTGATGTCCTTACTgttacagtgttcaacccagaaatttgtttaagctgggtggtaagaaattgtaggtgggtggtatcccctgtattgtgacccaactcatgagtaaccacccaaaaacagccgggtggttaccaaaagatgctgggtggtgcgcccggcaaaaaggggctgtggagaacacttATGTACTACTGGTGCCCAGTTTCCTTAAATTTTTACCAGATCAGGAGATATGTAGTCTGCCTTTTACTCTCAATTGCTTTGTATGACTTGACAGGTGGAGCTCAATTACCGACCACAGTTGGAAAGCTCAAACACTGTAACATTACTCCAACAACCCCAACAGTGTTTTCTACATGGACAACTGAATAAGTGGGCCTACAAATTGTTCTTGACCCTTTGCtgacttccccccccccccccccatcactgaTGATGTAATTTCATTTGGTGAAAGCATTTGTAGCAAGAACTAGCCATCTTAaggaataaaaatggaaagaaaaaggcCCAACCCCAAAACTATATATACTACAACTCCAGGAAATCCCATCATCAGAGTGCTGCTGCAACTTCATTGTACAAGAAGCAAGGCAAGTGTGGGTCACAAACCAAGCTGTAATGGAGGTTCAAGACATATTGTGCTGCTCCACAGGATGGCTGGTCAGAAATTCAGCTGCATTAAATTATTTTCACAGTAAAACTCAATTTACATTTGCATATCTACTATATACAGATTTTGTTTCCTGAAGTTCATCTTTAAGGCATTACAGTCATTGGGGCTGACTTACTAAAGTGGTAAACTCTGTTCACTTACCAGGttaaattatccccttgcaaggtataattcatttagcttggtgaatgtggggatagttcactttgctaagaataaccaatcacatgcaaagaaggatttttccttgcacgaTTATATGGTTGAactcagcagagctttatctcattttctacaaaaaatgtttctgggAAAATCATTTAGTTTGCTATGGTAGCAGCTTAATTTTTTTAGTAAGTAAAGCAACCATAATGTATCCTAATGTGCGcaagaaaaaaactataatgGTAAAAAGGAATTCAGCAAGTGTCCCGTGTCAGATATAATGCATCGTTTTAAGATCTGATCgaaaagacaacatttttcaatatttgtgtCAACCAGCTTCACAGATAACAGCAATGAAAATGAATACTGACCAACACATTCTGCTAGGGTGATCTGACGAGCCACTGTTCTCTGTACAAGGAAGGGCAGCCCAGATCCACTGCCAGATgtacatgagtgatccagcagatCCTAAGGAagacaaacaaaaacatgcacGGGGTCACATACAAGGTTGTGAGTAAAGTaggttttaatgaaaacaaaacctCTGCACATTTTCAGCCAAATAAACCAATGGCGCTGTAAAAGCAGGCAAACGAAACGTATAATCATACGTTATATTGGAAAAGGGGTTCGGACACATCTATAAGGAggaaaattcattaaaaacacatgaagtGCAGATTTAGAATATTAAGAGAAAACAAATTGCAAACCTATACACATGCAAATTGCAAAGGAAGATGTGCCCTGCAACCATTTTAAAAAGTGCTAGTCATCTATTAAAGTGGAGACTTTTTATCTGTTACCGCCATATTACTTTCACTATCAAGTCACTAGCCTACACTAGCTTTGCACCCAGCAAATACCAAAAACCCTTATTCCACCATCTTACATGCTTGTTCCTGATCTGTAATTCATTAGGTCGCAAAGCTTGCACTATACAAAACAAGTCAACATCGCATTTCATTTAACATCTGGAAAGTTTTTATAAAGTCTGCAAATGACTTGCAATTCAGATAATATTGAATGATTTCTGCTTTGTGTTTACTGAACTTCAATTTTCAGGAAGCAAAatctaccactagatggcagcactTTGCATTCTTTATCTGCAATATTGGCAAACAGAAGAAATCTACTACTACACTATTACTGGTTTTAAGCAATCATAAAGATAGGAAGTTAAACAATACATGAAGCAaagaatacagaaatatatatatattttttttttttatttttttttttacaaaatttgaatttttaggAGGAAATCTGCTAAACATAAGTGCCAACAGCGAGTCTGGGGTGTCAGGTTAGACACAAAGTATATCCAATAACATTATAGTGAAAAAGCGATGAACCTGCACTTATGGATATAGACCCAAATCCAAATAAAGACTCTGCGTGTAAAAAATAAGACCTTTTGTCAGCCAACTAAATCATGAAACCCACCTGCTCCACTATCCCATAGTAAAGAACCTTAAAACACCTACCTTCCTACCTTTACATGTAAAAGAACAAGGATCCTGCAGATGCCAATATGCAACCATAGACAGAATACGAAATGTATCAACTTAACGGTGACAAATCACTGCTACATAGTTGTCACATTGGCCTGAAAGTAACATTTTCAGTAATCTGGGTGGAGAAGAACAGCACAGGGCTGCCTTTTATATTATAGGTTACTGCACGCTAATGTTTTTTGTGCAAGataatataaatatctttatatgcGGGCGAGAGGCTCAGATTCATGCAAATGAAAGTGTTGCTTCATTGTTTAATAAGTCCTGCGTTCATAAGTAGGTTTCAGCAAACTAGTAAATGTCTGTCCGAGGGTTTATGCACAGTGAGTGCAGCCAACACCTACTTTAATGAGCTTACAGTTCAATAGACCATGAGGAAAGGCAAACTgtgtgtgaaaatatattttggaacttGTACGACAGCTAAGGAATACAATGCTACACAAGAGGCAAATGTAGCCTAGAAATCTCCAACTTGTGCCTATGCTTGTCACTAATAAATGCTGAATATCCTGCATGTGtgcattgatatatatattacacatatacatatatagatacacacacacacacacacctctgtTGCAAACATGCTACATTTGTGTGTGATAGGTGGAGATGGaacatgctgcatttaaaatgcCCATGCAGTATGAAATGTAATGCATGGAGGCTGCAGCTAAAATCACCAAGGAAAACCTAAAAGTCTGCATTTATAGGAATTGCATACCCTGCAAATATACCCTTAGAATCAATTTTGTAACATAGCTTACTGCAAGAGTGCTGTCCCCAACATTTGATGCAATCAGTCCGTCTATGGTGCCATACTCTGCATCTCGAGTACTCAGCCTCTCCATGTGGCGCTGCTGGATTTTTCGGAAGACCAGAAGGGCCACGACAGAAAGAACTATTAACACAATGACGGGGGCCAGGACGAATATAGCCAGAGTCTCCACACTGTAATTTAACGACTCACCAGGCAAAGACGTCCCTAGAGATGATAAAAGAGAAAGGATGTGTAAAAATCTCACGTTGCAAAAATCTATGAAACTGAAAACAAAGTGCTAATACATCAGACATCTACAGACGAAGGGTGCATGCCCTTCAACAGAGAAGGTAACTTCACCTCTCTGCTCAGCTGCTGCAATTATCCAGACGATAAGGtcattgtttttttactgcatgtttaaatatttaaagcagacgtGCACTTCAAGGCAAGGTCCGCTAATTCAATGTAACCCCCATCATTAAAATTACATAGAAGGAAAAAATTAAACCATGCTGGAAAATAGATATTATACTCACCTTTCCCAAATTTCTATATTTAAGGACCTCCTGTAGAGCAACCTAAATCTCCCAAGAAGACACTGCAGATCAGGCAGGTCGACATTCTCCAAGATATCACAGAAATGAGGAAAAAGTCATCCTCACTTTGGTTTTGCaagattataatatatttaactcCACACCCCCcgactgctttttctttttttcactttgcatgCAGAATTTTAGGGTTGATGAGATACGAGTAAACTTGAATTACCGGACCTTGCCAatccctgcattacagtagaaaccatgtgtctacatgaggatGCACAGGGCTTGCAGTTGCACAAAATAGAATCTATTAGAAAGAAACCAAAAGACATGGGAGGACCTGGCTGTGTGGACGGCCACACGGTATTAGCCAAGCACAGATAcacaatggatttaaaaaaaaaaaaaaaaaaatacttaaaatcaacatgattgctttgaggATTTTCCTTGTTTGGTTTTAGTTGCTCTTTACTGTTCCAACAAGAAGCTTCATCCTTTCCGGCAAATGCCACAATTACCAATCCATCAAATTCAGCCCCACTAAAATTGCAAAAGGCTAGGAGTGACAAAAGTCAATAAGTAATCTTTACCTAAAGACATCTAGGAGACACTTGAGTATATTTTCAGTTTAGCAACATGCATTCTAAGCGCTGAACCCCCAACagttttacagtttaatattagcAGAAAGTCTGTATTCCTAGGAGTAGATTACATATGTGTGTTACCTCCCGTGCTGTCAATTGAGACAGTagattatgaaaacattttagagGAGAACGATGCAAATAGCTATAATCATTCCCACTAACAGAAATATACTGAAGTCATAACAGACTCTAGTGATATAGATTGCCTGCCAGCTCCGGGTTAAACATTATATAGTGGGAAGGCCAACATGCAATGttgcaaaatctgtaaaaaattgcTGAATAGAAGgagagaatatttttaaaaaatggtgggcggtaaggaaaataaatgataacaTAGTAAAGATTGTAACCGTTAAGCAAACCAGGGATCTTTAGAATCAGTAACCTTGGATTTGGAATACTCCTGGTTTCCCATACATATCTGACCTGGAAACACATGCACAGTTAGTTCATTGTACTGTAAGGTCACCAACAAAAAGGGTAGGCAGTTATATGACcaagtttaaaataaaccaaTGCTTGATCATGCAGATTTAGGGTAGAAAATGTGGAGAACAGGTGGTGAAAACAAATGGTTTTGCTCCTCAATCTCACTCTGCTAGAcctacagaaatgtttctttaaaatttaaGAGTGAAAGATTTGAGAAAATCCATGGTTAAAATGTACTGtagttttcaaaaaggaaaacgatgtgtatgtatatataaatattcatattcttaacagtgttctccccagcaacttttagctgggtgcaccacccggcacttttcggtaactacccagctgtttttgggtggatactgagGAGCTGGTTGGGAAAAGGCACTAATAAAGCTACAGCCCCCTTtcttaaacctatttttttttttaaatttgaggcatttaaaatcattttctgtggacaataatatataaaaaaaaaaaaaggtttgtgtgtGATAAAAATCAAAGAagatattttatactgtaaaaaaaaaaaaaaacaatacaacaaacatAATGCTATTAGGCAGCCATCGACATACTTGGCAGGTAGGCTGTGATGTTCATATTGCAGAGATCACTCTGGCAGCATTCCACGGCCTGGTCTGGAGATGGAGGGGTCTTGCATGTCATCCTGCCTTGTTCATAGACTTGGAAGCAGCCTTTCTGATAGACCATGACGCCATCATTTATGCTGAGTGAGGAGAAACATTGCTGCCCGTAACAGCGGTCTCCGTTGCCACATGATATCCCCTCGCACACACATTTGTACTGGCGGGAGTTCACCTTCAGTTCCTCATCTATGGAAAGAAGTTGTCGggttaaaacaaaataattcaaaagtaTGCAGAGTTAGTCAGGACAAAGTATACCAAAGAACCTAAATTCAACGACTAGGCATTTGCCTTCATTCCTTTCATTAAAAATGCTAATCAGTTTAACATAAGCTTTAACATAAACCATGTCTAGATGAGGAGACAATACTTACTAGTAAAAGTGGGCCACGGGAAGTAAGTGGTAAGCAAAAATTTGACCACAACTTGTTAACAGGAAATTAAAAGGCAGTAGAGGTCAGACAGCTGCATACCAacacaatgagcctaatttattaaagctctccaagaatggagaagatagaccatcaagGGTTAACTTTGGTGATgcaccaaacctggaatacatttcttaaaagcaTTTGCAAGTGGTTGGCAAggattttcaatcctgaaccagatcctttctaggttttctggatcacccaggttcacccattatagtccatcttatccagtcttggaaagttttaataaatcaggcccaatggattcTTGAATTTGTAAAATTCAATTTTAAGGGTAACACTTTACACTAACATTACTGCTTGAAGAATTTTGCCATGTCTAGTTTTGGGTTTAGCTTGCTTGTAACTAATGCAAGTCCATTCCCTCCACATAAAGTATGCACATCTGTTTAAATCACCCTTATGTTTTCCCAGCCTAGCTCAGCCCAGTCACAACAATACCATGGGGGAGAGAGAAAGATGCATGACTAGCCTCAGGGGAGGGCGGCTAGGATCTCTCTCTAGCTCACTGCATATTCTTTGCCTTATTACCgagatgtatttataaaataccaTCATCCTCCACAACGTCGTGCACTACATTCAAACACTTTACAACCTGGaatttcaaatatgtaaaaagcaaaGACAAAGCTTTGCTCTTATAAAATTTACAACCATAATCATGGTTTATTATTCAAGCCTTTCTATGAGATAAAATAACTTTGTTCTACCGAGGTTAGCtgcaggaaggcaaaaaacaaaaacaaatgcaacaaaaatcaaaagggaagaaacgcctaaaaaagaaaaacatctggaCCAAGGAGGTGTCTTGGTAGGGCTTAAAAAGAGATCTGCTGCCCTGAAAGATGACCAACCGAataacatcccaaaaaaatactttacattgaaTTATTTTCTCCATATGTTTTTGAGCCAGTTTTTCGGTTGATCAGTGCTGGGAAGAAAAATACCTGGTACTTCCAGACAGGTATAATGGAGTGTGTGAGCCACCTCCACATGACAAGTTTTGGACCAACCAAAGTTGTTATACAGGGGGAGCATAGCTTAGTGTAGACTCTGACACCAACAATTCTTTACACAGAACTTGTTGTTTTGCACCAGGAAGAACAATTTACATAACTTGACACATTGCTTAGCTTGAGGAATGTAATTTTACCCTGGGAATAAGACATACATTTTATGTGGAACTGtgctttttcctgtttttatttctgctagGTAAAAGATTAGttctttttaagcatttatatatAGGGCTAACTtctaaaaaagcaaacttttgttTTAGTCTGCAACAAGGATTCCTCCTGCTGTAACACAACAAGTATGCTTTAAAGATTTTACACAACTTAAAGATGAGCAGTAATATTACAAGGGTGTGAGAAGTATTTAGTTGTTCAGACTAGTTGCCGAATAagtgcaaacaaaatatttatcactTCTGAAATGTTGAgctgccaaaaagaaaaaaaaaatctgattcatTCTGCAATGAAAGGAAATCATGTGACAAATAAAAACAGTCTGAAAGCctaaaactagcaaaaaaaagattaaaagtgtttttacagtttataaaatCTGCAGATCATTGGTTTGTAATAATGGGTGGTAGCAGAATCCACACAGATAGCAGATTTCTTTTCCAGTAATCGGGACTTTAAATTTAACCTGCGTTATCCCCATGCATGGTAAAGCAAAAACGTTCAATAGGTGCGTGCCCCTTACCCCTCCCCAGCACCTACAATTAGCACCTTTGCATATCAACGACCATGCATTGGTTTGGAATTGTTAGATAGGGCGGGGAAGAAACCAATAAGCCCTTCAGGAACTTCAAGAAGTTTGGGCTGTCTTTTTCCCTTTCTGTTGTAACGATGCATTTGCACCACAAGTAAAAGGGAGTATATGCTGTTGGGAAGGGAAGGTTTAGAAAATGGCTTAAAATGGCTCATATCAAATGGCTAAAAGGTTGCTTAAAATGGCTCATATCATAAAAGTATTGCCCGGCAAATATTGACACAATggatgtgatttattaaagctttccaagagaaGATAGGCCATTataagtaaacctgggtgattcagcaaatctggaatggatttcccaaaagtcattgctattatttgacaaaatttttcaaaacatttattagattCATTACaagtttgttggataacccacattctcccatgacagtctatcttctcaagaCTTAGAATTTTAATCAATCGGGACCAATGTCGCTAAAATAAACTTTCACTTAACAACACATAATTAAAAGCTAAAAGAAAACTGACCCAAATGCATTAGATCGTTCTTTAAACTGTGTGAGCTTGCCAATTACTCATCAATAAAGTTGATTAGGGAACTTACCTTCCATACTAGGAGATGAAAAGGCTACCATTATGAGCAGAGGAAGGATCATTCCACCATTAACCATTGTACAGCtctggaaaaaaagggaaaatagatGAGTTGCCAATTTTTACACTTGCTTGATTTcaagtattgttttaaaaaaaaaacacctaatattAACAGAGTTTAGTATTCATGCTTGTCAACTTGGTTGCATATTACAAAAGTTGAGCTATTTACTCTTCTTAGAGAAAA
The Pyxicephalus adspersus chromosome 7, UCB_Pads_2.0, whole genome shotgun sequence genome window above contains:
- the ACVR1 gene encoding activin receptor type-1; translated protein: MVNGGMILPLLIMVAFSSPSMEDEELKVNSRQYKCVCEGISCGNGDRCYGQQCFSSLSINDGVMVYQKGCFQVYEQGRMTCKTPPSPDQAVECCQSDLCNMNITAYLPRTSLPGESLNYSVETLAIFVLAPVIVLIVLSVVALLVFRKIQQRHMERLSTRDAEYGTIDGLIASNVGDSTLADLLDHSCTSGSGSGLPFLVQRTVARQITLAECVGKGRYGEVWRGLWQGESVAVKIFSSRDEKSWFRETELYNTVLLRHENILGFIASDMTSRNSSTQLWLITHYHEMGSLYDYLQVTTLDTVTCLRIVLSIASGLAHLHVEIFGTQGKPAIAHRDLKSKNILVKKNGQCCIADLGLAVMHSQSTNQLDVGNNPRVGTKRYMAPEVLDETIQVDCFDSYKRVDIYAFGLVLWEVARRMVSNGIVEDYKPPFYDVVPNDPSFEDMRKVVCVDQQRPNIPNRWFSDPTLTSLAKLMKECWYQNPSARLTALRIKKTLTKIDNSLDKLKSDC